A stretch of DNA from Halobacillus litoralis:
CTTTCAACGTTTCCGCCATTTCTACTGCGTGAATATCTGGTGCATCGTCAATTGTAAGAAGAGCGACTTTTGGATTTGCATCCTCAATCGGCTTAAATGACCAGTTTCCTGTCAATTCATATTGTGGCTCTACATTCCTCGCTTCGCCTTCCTCTACAGACTCCTGAGCCGCTTCTTCTTCCTCTGCATTCGTGTCTTCAGAATCTTTCTCATCCTCACTAACTACTTCTTCTGTCTTGTCTTTTTCAGCTTCTTCTTCCTCAGAATTCTGGACTTGTTCACTATTCGCTCCAGAGCAGGCAGAAAGCAGGAAAATAAGTACCAACCACATAATTGACCATTTTTTCATAGGTGTTCCCTCCACTGTTATGTATTTCCACTTCCTTCATTATAAAAGAAAATTCAACATTTTTTCTATCGTTTTCGGGTAAAATATTATATAATGTTTTATCGTGGTCTCATGACTTCTTACATATGGGTGATTTAAATGCTACATTCATTGAAAAAATTCAAATTTTTAGGAAGCCGAACGTTAAAAACGGGGATTTCTGTCTTTTTGACTGCATTGATTTGCGGTTTTTTTAATTTACCCATTATATTTGCTGTCATCACAGCTATTGTAACGATTGAACACACAGCTGCAGATTCGATTAAAAAAGCCGCCGTTCGTTTTCCTGCCTCGGCCATTGGAGCGTTGCTCGCTACAACTTTCTATGGGCTGTTGGGAAAAGGTGCGTTGACTTTCGCTCTTGTAGCTATGGTGACGATCGCCGTCTGTCACAAGTTGAAACTGGATGATGGAATTATCGTTGCTACCATTACAGCGACCGCAATGATTCCTGACTTCCAAGATCAATACGTGGTTTCGTTTTTCACGAGATTGGGTACAACCTCCATTGGAATCATCATCTCGACTTTTGTGAATTTTTTCCTTTTGCCACCCAATTATTCGCCGATGATTTACAAAAACATCAACGATTTGTATAATCATGCTGGTCTGCTTTTAAAGCGAATAATTTCTGAGGTAACGGCAGAATCTAAAGAGAAAACTCGTGCTATCCAGAGGTCCTACCGGCAATTGACGGCCCATCTGGAAAAGACAAATCAGCTTTCTCAATATCAAAGAGAAGAGTGGAAATATCACCGGCACTCAGAAGAGTCGATGGTCGCTTTTCAACTATCTCAGCGGAAATTGGCGGCATTCCAACAAATTGCTTATCATCTCGGAAACTTACAGTACGTCCAAACAAAAGCCTCTGATTTTACGAAAGAGGAGAAAGAGCTTTTGCTTGCACTTACAGAAGAATTCACCAAAGTACTTAGTGACCCGACCCACTCGATTAATGAAAGACAATTCGAGATGGTAAATCAATTGGATGATGCATTCTGGAAATGGAAAGAAGACCATGTCGTAAAGCAGACAGGTTATCGACACCATTTACCACCGCAGACGATCTTAATTTACGAATTGCTTTGTTTTCACGACGTCTTGGAAGAATTGCAAAATTTGTCAGAAAAACAAAAACAATTAGTAAAAAAATGCTATCTACCGGATCAGTCATAATGCGGTGAAAAAATCTTTTATTAGGAGGGAAGTCAGTAATGAAACAAGTAACAAAAGTGTTTTACATTTCAGTTGTTGTCGCATTCTTATTTATTGGCTGGGGAATCATCCCTGAAGCTACATTGCCGACTTGGAACTTAAAAAATGTAACATCAAACATTCAAGGTTTCCTGACAGAAAAGTTTGGATGGTTCTATTTATTGTCAGCCACAGGATTTTTAATTTTTGCTATCTTTTTGGTCTTCTCGAAATATGGAAAATTAAAGCTGGGTAAACCGGATGATGAACCGGAGTATCCTTATATCACATGGTTTGCCATGCTCTTTAGTGCGGGTATGGGAATTGGCCTGGTCTTTTGGGGAGCAGCAGAACCGCTTTCCCACTTCCATACTCCACCGATCGTCGGACAGGAATCGATGAGCGAAGAAGCCGCTCAATCAGCCATGAAGTACACGTTCTTCCACTGGGGTTTCCACCCTTGGGCTATTTATGCGGTTCTTGCCCTAGCTCTTGCCTACTTCAAATTCAGAAAAGATGCACCAGGAGTTATTAGTGCCGCTTTAACACCTGTTCTAGGTGAAAAAAGAGTCAAAGGCCCACTTGGTACACTTATTGACTTCATTGCTGTATTTGCAACGATTTTCGGTGTTGCCACTTCTTTAGGGTTGGGTGCTTTGCAGATTTCAAGTGGACTTGCTTTCACCATCGATGGTTTGGAAGATACATTCGGTCTACAACTAATCATCATCGCCGTGGTCACCGTACTATTTATGGCATCTGCGATGACTGGATTGAATAAGGGAATCAAGTATTTAAGTAACACGAACGTTGTCCTTGCCATCGTCTTAATGGTGTTCATGTTATTTGCTGGTCCTACGAACTTCATTATGGATTACTTTACAACCTCATTCGGTTCATATCTGCGTGACTTGCCGTACATGAGTTTCCGAATGACTCCATTTGCTGAAGATAATTCATGGGTTCAAGGATGGACGATTTTCTACTGGGCATGGTGGATCTCATGGGCTCCATTCGTAGGTACGTTCATAGCCCGTGTATCCCGCGGTCGTACAATTCGTGAGTTCATCCTGGGTGTTCTTTTAGTCCCTACCGTCTTTGGTGCTTTATGGTTCTCAGTGTTCGGTGGAACAGCAATCTCCCTAGAATTCTTTGACGGAGTCGACCTCTATTCTGATGTCAGCGAATTAGGTACAGAAGTTGCTTTATTCTCTATGTTGGAAAATGTACCTCTAGGTGCCATCATGTCCGTCATCGGACTATTGCTTATCAGTACATTCTTCGTTACATCTGCCGATTCAGCGACATTTGTACTTGGAATGCAGACGACAAACGGAAGCTTGAATCCTAGAAACCAGGTGAAGTTCACATGGGGTGTCATCCAAGCCGGTGCAGCAGCCGTCCTGTTGTGGCAAGGTGGATTAGGTGCCTTGCAAACGGCAGCGATCATCGCAGCGTTCCCATTCACATTCATCATGATTCTCATATGCTTCTCCTTGTTCAAAACGTTCCAGGAAGAAGCGAAGAAAGTCGATCTTAAGAAGAAAACAAAATAAAGTGTCAAACAAGAACCCAGAATTTATTTTCTGGGTTCTTTTTTCATTCTTATTTAACCAATTGTCTTTTATATCTTATGAGATGTACTGACAGCATTTTTCCCTCTTTAACTAACTTCCCCTCTCTTCAGTTCTTTCTCGGCTCACACACTCTTTTAAACGGCGTTGTAAGCATCTAATTTTTTGTAGACCTAAATAAGAATATGTAAATGATTTTACATGAGATGTCACAATACAACATGAGACTATCATTTACATGACAAAACAATAACAACCATTAAATATCCTCGGTTCCTTGTTACACTGAGAATGGATTAAAGACAAGGGAGTGGGTCGGACCATGATGAATCGTATTATCCTATCTTTCTTAGCTATATTCTTACTTGCAGGATGTCTCCAGAAAGGCGATACTGTCCAAGTACTTACAGCTACACCCGAAAATTATGAATTATACTTATACTCAGAAGCGGATAAGGAAGAGTCTGCACAGGATTACTTAAGTGCCCTGCTCGATTGGAAATTGAAACAGGATGATGGTACTGAATTGCAGTTCGAACAAACCGAAAAGGACAAAAACGACTTGAATATCCCGACGGAGGAATTACCTGTTCTCGTAGTTAAAGAAGAAGGTAAAACGGTTACCACGATCTCTGGAAAGAACCCACGTGAAAAAATATTAATGACATTAGAAAATCATATAGCGATGGTTAGATAAGCCTTTAAGCCTTCCCCGTAAAACATGTGGGAGGTTTTTTTGTAGGCAAAAAAGAATAAGGCAGTTCCAATTAGAGTTCACTCGATGACTGCTACAGTGCATAATAGGACAGGTAGAGGCCATCTACCTTCCTGTACCATGCAAAAAAGCCCGGCAGACTCATGGGAGCCTGCCGGGCTTTTTATATCTTTTCTTTATTTAACAATATGGATCGGTTGGTCAATGGCAACTTCAGCTGCTTCCATTGTGATCTCACCTAGTGTCGGGTGAGCGTGGATAGTTAGAGCTAAATCTTCGGCAGTCATACCGGACTCAATAGCCAAGCCAAGCTCAGCGATCATGTCACTAGCATTCGCACCAGCAATTTGAGCACCGATAACAAGGCCGTCTTCTTTACGTGTCACGAGCTTCAAGAAGCCGTCACTTTCGTTAAGAGATAGCGCACGTCCGTTTGCTGCAAATGGGAATTTGGATGCTTTCACATCGTAGCCAGCATCTTTTGCTTCTTGCTCTGTGTAACCAACAGAAGCTAGTTCTGGATCAGAGAAGACGACAGCTGGAATTCCAAGGTAGTCGATCTCAGACTTCTCACCAGAAATCGCTTCTGCAGCGATTTTACCTTCATAAGAAGCTTTATGAGCAAGTGGTGGTCCATCAACGATATCACCAATCGCATAAATGTTATCAATGCTCGTGCGGCACTGTTTATCGATTTCAATGATACCTTTATCTGACATCTTGATGCCTAGATCTTCAAGACCGATTTCGTCTGTGTTCGGACGACGACCAACTGTGACAAGTACGTAATCCGCATCGATGGATTTTTCTTCACCTTTAGCTTCATACTTAACAGTTACGCCGTTTTCTGTCTCTTCAACACCTTGGGCCATAGCTTCCGTTACAACGTCTACGCCTTTTTTCTTCAGACGCTTCTTAACGATGGAAGACATTTGCTTCTCGAAGCCGCCAAGGATGTCTTTTGTACCTTCAAGGATGGTTACTTTTGTACCGAAGTTTGCATACGCTGTACCAAGTTCAGTACCGATGTAACCGCCGCCGATTACGACCATTTTCTCTGGGATTTCATCCAGGTTTAAAGCACCTGTAGAATCTAGCACACGATCAGAGAATTTGAATGAAGGGATCTCAATCGGACGAGAACCTGTTGCAATGATGCAATTGTTGAACGTGTATGTTTGAGAGTTTTTCTCATCCATAACACGGACTGTGTTTTTATCTACGAAGTAAACTTCTCCTTTTACGATGTCTACTTTGTTTCCTTTAAGAAGACCTTCAACACCGCCAGTCAGTTTGTTTACAACGCCACCTTTCCACTCTTGTACTTTAGAAAAGTCGACGGTTGTGTTTTCTGACTTGATTCCCATGTCTTCAGCGCCTTGAGCGTGTTCGTAACGGTGACCCGCCTGGATCAACGCTTTGGAAGGAACACAGCCGACGTTCAAACAAACGCCACCAAGGTTACCTTTGTCGACAATGGTTACATTTTGACCGGATTGTGCAGCACGGATGGCGGCAACATAACCGCCAGGACCCGCACCGACAACTAACGTATCTAGTTCAATTGGGAAATCTCCTACTACCATACTTTACGCCTCCATCATGATTAGTTGTGGATCGTTCAGTAAACGCTTGATGTTGTTCATTGCGTGCTGAGCTGTTGCGCCATCGATAATACGGTGGTCGAAGCTTAGGGAAATCGCAAGAACTGGAGCTACTACAACTTCACCATCGCGTACGATTGGCTTATCTGCAATGCGTCCGATACCAAGGATCGCCACTTCTGGGTGGTTGATGACCGGTGTGAACCACTGGCCACCGGCAGATCCGATATTCGTAATTGTAGTGGAAGCACCTTTCATTTCTTCAGATGATAGTTTACCGTCACGAGCTTTCACAGCTAGTTCGTTGATTTCGCTTGAGATTGAGAAGACGGACTTGCGGTCTGCGTCTTTAACGACTGGAACCATTAGACCTTTCTCTGTATCAGCAGCGATACCAATATTATAATAGTGTTTCTGAATAATTTCATCCGTATTGTCGTCAATTGACGTATTAAGAACAGGATATTTTTTCAGAGTAGAAACAAGAGACTTCACAACATATGGAAGGTAAGTCAACTTGATGTCCTGCTCAGCTGCAACAGCTTTGAACTTCTTACGGTGAGCAACTAGTTCAGATACATCCACTTCGTCCATCAACGTTACGTGAGGAGCTGTGTGCTTGGAGTTCACCATAGCTTTGGAGATCGCTTTACGGATTCCGCTCATCTTCTCACGAGTTTCAGGGTAAGCTTCACCTGCAGCTGGAGCTGCTTGTTGCGTAGAACCTGCTTCTTCCTGCTTCTCTTCAGCCGGAGCTTCTGTCGCTGCTTCTGCTTGTCCGCCGTTCATGAAGCTTTCAACGTCTTCTTTAAGAACGCGGCCGTTTTTGCCGGATCCTTGAACTTTACGGATGTCGACATCGTTATCACGAGCGAATTTACGCACAGAAGGCATAGCTACAACGCGGCGGTCTTCGTCAACGTCACCATCGTTTGCAGATGCTGCTGGTTGTTCAGCTTTTTCTTCTTTGCTTTCTTCTTTCGATGCTTCCTCTTTTTCTTCTTTAGGCTCTTCTTTAGGCTCTTCTTTAGGCTCTTCAGAAGCAGGAGCATCTTCAGATCCATCATCGATTGTGATGATAACTGTTCCGACAGTCGTTGTTTCACCTTCGTCCACGTGGATGTCTTTGACCGTTCCATCTACTTGGGAAGGGATTTCTACTACTGCTTTATCGTTTTGTACTTCACAAAGTACATCGTCTTCTTTTACTTCGTCGCCAGGCTTGACGAACCACTTCGCAATTTCACCTTCGTGGATACCTTCACCGATATCAGGCAGTTTAAATTCGAATGCCACGGTTATTACCTCCTAGTATTAGAGATGATTAAAAGTTCATAACGTCGTTGACTTTTTCAACGATCGTGTTGTGATTTGGCAACCATACTTCTTCTGCTTGTGTGAATGCATACACTGTGTCTGGTGCTGCTACACGCAATACAGGAGCTTCAAGGTGAAGGATGGCTTTCTCTTGAATTTCAGAAACAACGCTCGCTGCGATTCCTGCTTGTTTTTGAGCTTCATGGACAACAACAGCGCGGTTTGTTTTCTTAACAGATTCAAGGATTGTTTCGTAATCGACTGGAGATACAGTACGAAGGTCGATGACTTCAGCACTGATTCCATCTTTTTCAAGCTCTTCTGCAGCTTTAAGAGAAGAGTGAACCATTGCACCATAAGCAACAAGAGTAACGTCTGTACCTTCGCGCTTAACGGCAGCTTTATCAAGATCTACTGTATATTCTTCTTCCGGCACTTCTTCACGGAATGAACGGTAAAGTTTCATGTGCTCAAGGAAGATGACAGGATCGTTATTACGGATGGAAGAGATCAAAAGACCTTTCGCATCGTATGGATTGGATGGAATAACTACACGAAGACCAGGCTGTTGAGCCATTAGACCTTCAAGGCTGTCTGCGTGAAGTTCTGGTGTGTGTACACCGCCGCCGAAAGGAGAACGAACAGTAATCGGCATTGGACGAGTACCACCAGAGCGGTAACGATAGCGAGCCATTTGACCGCTGATTGCGTCCATAACTTCGTATACGAAACCGAAGAATTGAATTTCAGGTACCGGACGGAAGCCTGTAAGAGCAAGCCCGATGGACATACCGCCGATTCCGGATTCAGCTAGTGGTGTATCAAATACACGATCTTCGCCGAATTCTTTTTGAAGACCTTCAGTCGCACGGAATACTCCGCCGTTTTGACCAACGTCTTCACCGAAAACAAGCACGTTTTCATCATTTTTAAGTTCTGTGCGCATCGCGTCTGTGATGGCTTGGATCATTGTCATTTGTGCCATGATTTACTTCGACTCCTTTTCCTTGTATTCTTCCAACTGCTCTTTCAAGTTTGAAGGAAGTTCCTCATGCATGATACCGATCAAATCAGTAACACTTTGTTTTGGAGTATTGTCAGCTTCTTTAACAGCTGCTTTGATTTCTTCTTTTGTTTTTTCGATCAATTCGTTCTCTTCCTCTTCAGACCATAGGCCTTTTGCTTCGAGGAACTTACGGAAACGAACGATTGGATCTTTCTTCTCCCACTCGTTGTCTTCATCTTCCGTACGGTAACGAGTCGGATCGTCTCCGGCCATTGTGTGTGGGCCATAACGATAAGTAAGTGTCTCGATCAATGTCGGACCTTCACCGTTCACAGCACGCTCACGTGCATCTTTCGTTGCTGCATAAACAGCAAGAACGTCCATACCGTCAACCTGGATGCCTTCGATTCCGGCAGCTACGGCTTTTTGAGCGATTGTTTGTGCTGCAGATTGCTTCTCAACAGGTACAGAAATCGCAAAGCGGTTGTTTTGTACGACGAAAATCGCTTGAGCACCGAATGCACCAGCAAAGTTGATTCCTTCATAGAAGTCACCTTGGGATGCTCCGCCGTCACCTGTGTATGTGATTGCTACGGCATTTTCACCACGTTTTTTATAACCAAGACCAACACCGGCTGTCTGCGTGATTTGCGCACCGATGATGATTTGTGGGCTCACTGCGTTAACACCTTCAGGCATTTGGTTTCCTTTATGGTGTCCACGGGAGAATAGGAATGCTTGGTAAAGTGGAAGACCGTGCCAGATCAACTGTGGTACATCACGGTATCCCGGAAGAATAAAGTCAGCTTTCTCCAGTGCAAATTGGCTTCCAAGCTGAGATGCTTCCTGTCCTGCAGTTGGAGCGTAGAAACCAAGACGTCCCTGGCGGTTAAGCGCGATGGAACGCTGGTCAAGAATACGCGTATAAACCATACGGCGCATAATTTCTTTAAGATCTTCATCAGATAGGTCAGGCATAAAATCTTCGTTTACGATTTCGCCTTCTTCGTTAAGGATTTGAAACGTTTCGAACTGATTTTCAATGTTCTCAAGAGTTCGTTTCAAAGTCATTCACCCTTTCCTTTCGTATTTTAAAATGGATGCTGTGAGTAGCTTTCCCAATTATGAAAAAAAAACTGTACCGATTTGCTCTTTACGTTTTACCCTGAACACTTCTTTATTAATCATGCAGGGGCTTTTATAGAAACTGTTACATTCTTCAAGTAAGATTCAATGGTACAATGTCAATCCATTATGTAGTTTAGCTCAAATCGTCATCATTCGTCAATCACTTAGCTACATAATATCTATACATAGTCATAGAGGCTTCTAACAGCGGTCGAAAAATGACTTATTTTGTTATTTCAGAACACAATACTGTATCACCACAAAATTAAGCCTGTATTAATCTTACGTTTTTTTCCCTTTACAATCAAATGAATTGTTTAGTGCAGAGCCTTCACTTGTCCATGTACAAATACTTCATTAGTGAAGATGAGCAATAAAGGACCTCCCTCACCACTAAACACTTGAGATCTATTTCACTACACCTTTCACAATCATCCTTTAAAAACAAAAAGCCGTGGACGACTATGGTCGTCCACGGCTTTCCTGTTATTCTTCTGAAGAAGATGATTCTGATTGTTCCTCATAAGTTACATCAAGTTCCATCGCTTTATAAAGTTCTTTTTTCAGTGCATTATACTCTTCGGTGTGTTTGTTGAACGTTTCATTATGTTCAATCACTTCATTATACTTCTGATTGATCTTATCGATTTGTTCCTGCAGTTTTTCTTCTTTCAAATCTTCGTTCTGCATCATTTCATACAGTTCGGCATCGAGAGTCAAAGCTTCGTCATAAGCCGTATATAAATTTTGATAGGAATCGTACCTTGC
This window harbors:
- a CDS encoding FUSC family protein produces the protein MLHSLKKFKFLGSRTLKTGISVFLTALICGFFNLPIIFAVITAIVTIEHTAADSIKKAAVRFPASAIGALLATTFYGLLGKGALTFALVAMVTIAVCHKLKLDDGIIVATITATAMIPDFQDQYVVSFFTRLGTTSIGIIISTFVNFFLLPPNYSPMIYKNINDLYNHAGLLLKRIISEVTAESKEKTRAIQRSYRQLTAHLEKTNQLSQYQREEWKYHRHSEESMVAFQLSQRKLAAFQQIAYHLGNLQYVQTKASDFTKEEKELLLALTEEFTKVLSDPTHSINERQFEMVNQLDDAFWKWKEDHVVKQTGYRHHLPPQTILIYELLCFHDVLEELQNLSEKQKQLVKKCYLPDQS
- a CDS encoding glycine betaine uptake BCCT transporter, giving the protein MKQVTKVFYISVVVAFLFIGWGIIPEATLPTWNLKNVTSNIQGFLTEKFGWFYLLSATGFLIFAIFLVFSKYGKLKLGKPDDEPEYPYITWFAMLFSAGMGIGLVFWGAAEPLSHFHTPPIVGQESMSEEAAQSAMKYTFFHWGFHPWAIYAVLALALAYFKFRKDAPGVISAALTPVLGEKRVKGPLGTLIDFIAVFATIFGVATSLGLGALQISSGLAFTIDGLEDTFGLQLIIIAVVTVLFMASAMTGLNKGIKYLSNTNVVLAIVLMVFMLFAGPTNFIMDYFTTSFGSYLRDLPYMSFRMTPFAEDNSWVQGWTIFYWAWWISWAPFVGTFIARVSRGRTIREFILGVLLVPTVFGALWFSVFGGTAISLEFFDGVDLYSDVSELGTEVALFSMLENVPLGAIMSVIGLLLISTFFVTSADSATFVLGMQTTNGSLNPRNQVKFTWGVIQAGAAAVLLWQGGLGALQTAAIIAAFPFTFIMILICFSLFKTFQEEAKKVDLKKKTK
- the lpdA gene encoding dihydrolipoyl dehydrogenase, producing the protein MVVGDFPIELDTLVVGAGPGGYVAAIRAAQSGQNVTIVDKGNLGGVCLNVGCVPSKALIQAGHRYEHAQGAEDMGIKSENTTVDFSKVQEWKGGVVNKLTGGVEGLLKGNKVDIVKGEVYFVDKNTVRVMDEKNSQTYTFNNCIIATGSRPIEIPSFKFSDRVLDSTGALNLDEIPEKMVVIGGGYIGTELGTAYANFGTKVTILEGTKDILGGFEKQMSSIVKKRLKKKGVDVVTEAMAQGVEETENGVTVKYEAKGEEKSIDADYVLVTVGRRPNTDEIGLEDLGIKMSDKGIIEIDKQCRTSIDNIYAIGDIVDGPPLAHKASYEGKIAAEAISGEKSEIDYLGIPAVVFSDPELASVGYTEQEAKDAGYDVKASKFPFAANGRALSLNESDGFLKLVTRKEDGLVIGAQIAGANASDMIAELGLAIESGMTAEDLALTIHAHPTLGEITMEAAEVAIDQPIHIVK
- a CDS encoding dihydrolipoamide acetyltransferase family protein, giving the protein MAFEFKLPDIGEGIHEGEIAKWFVKPGDEVKEDDVLCEVQNDKAVVEIPSQVDGTVKDIHVDEGETTTVGTVIITIDDGSEDAPASEEPKEEPKEEPKEEKEEASKEESKEEKAEQPAASANDGDVDEDRRVVAMPSVRKFARDNDVDIRKVQGSGKNGRVLKEDVESFMNGGQAEAATEAPAEEKQEEAGSTQQAAPAAGEAYPETREKMSGIRKAISKAMVNSKHTAPHVTLMDEVDVSELVAHRKKFKAVAAEQDIKLTYLPYVVKSLVSTLKKYPVLNTSIDDNTDEIIQKHYYNIGIAADTEKGLMVPVVKDADRKSVFSISSEINELAVKARDGKLSSEEMKGASTTITNIGSAGGQWFTPVINHPEVAILGIGRIADKPIVRDGEVVVAPVLAISLSFDHRIIDGATAQHAMNNIKRLLNDPQLIMMEA
- a CDS encoding alpha-ketoacid dehydrogenase subunit beta, which gives rise to MAQMTMIQAITDAMRTELKNDENVLVFGEDVGQNGGVFRATEGLQKEFGEDRVFDTPLAESGIGGMSIGLALTGFRPVPEIQFFGFVYEVMDAISGQMARYRYRSGGTRPMPITVRSPFGGGVHTPELHADSLEGLMAQQPGLRVVIPSNPYDAKGLLISSIRNNDPVIFLEHMKLYRSFREEVPEEEYTVDLDKAAVKREGTDVTLVAYGAMVHSSLKAAEELEKDGISAEVIDLRTVSPVDYETILESVKKTNRAVVVHEAQKQAGIAASVVSEIQEKAILHLEAPVLRVAAPDTVYAFTQAEEVWLPNHNTIVEKVNDVMNF
- the pdhA gene encoding pyruvate dehydrogenase (acetyl-transferring) E1 component subunit alpha, which gives rise to MKRTLENIENQFETFQILNEEGEIVNEDFMPDLSDEDLKEIMRRMVYTRILDQRSIALNRQGRLGFYAPTAGQEASQLGSQFALEKADFILPGYRDVPQLIWHGLPLYQAFLFSRGHHKGNQMPEGVNAVSPQIIIGAQITQTAGVGLGYKKRGENAVAITYTGDGGASQGDFYEGINFAGAFGAQAIFVVQNNRFAISVPVEKQSAAQTIAQKAVAAGIEGIQVDGMDVLAVYAATKDARERAVNGEGPTLIETLTYRYGPHTMAGDDPTRYRTEDEDNEWEKKDPIVRFRKFLEAKGLWSEEEENELIEKTKEEIKAAVKEADNTPKQSVTDLIGIMHEELPSNLKEQLEEYKEKESK